One stretch of Prunus persica cultivar Lovell chromosome G1, Prunus_persica_NCBIv2, whole genome shotgun sequence DNA includes these proteins:
- the LOC18789067 gene encoding transcription factor MYB124 isoform X2: MPQEEPRKKLGNEYSNSKKKERHIVTWSQEEDDILRNQISVHGTDNWAIIASKFKDKTTRQCRRRWYTYLNSDFKKGGWSPEEDMLLCEAQKIFGNRWTEIAKVVSGRTDNAVKNRFSTLCKKRAKYEALAKENASSYINSNDKRVIIRNGFNTDGTTETTVPSKKMRRTHIPNLPENCNSGDRLFEQCGKMNQQLRAPFTVLIQNFHNVDNLPDQHNVSSTKEVPGNAQNSKFQGSFLKKDDPKITALMQQAELLSSLALKVNTENTDQSLENAWKVLQDFLNQSKESDILSYGITDFDFQLEDLKYLLEDLRSTNEGSRPSWQQPDLYDESPGRSEYSTGSTLLSQTECYVEQNEADIGTLIEEIQPGSQSIPIGGENDVRECEKGIVSSGTRKQEIFPSCNEGTKTDAVISVSSNTEFSSPNQVTPLFRSLAAGIPSPKFSESERSFLLKTLGVESPSPYPSNNPSRPPPCKRALLQSL, translated from the exons ATGCCGCAGGAGGAGCCAAGAAAGAAGCTTGGAAATGAATATTCCAATTCCAAGAAGAAGGAGCGCCACATAGTTACCTGGTCTCAAGAG GAGGATGACATTCTGCGCAACCAAATTAGCGTTCATGGAACAGACAA TTGGGCTATCATTGCGTCTAAATTCAAGGATAAAACAACGAGACAGTGCAGGAGACG ATGGTACACATACTTGAATTCTGACTTCAAGAAGGGAGGATGGTCACCAGAGGAAGACATGCTCTTATGCGAG GCTCAAAAGATATTTGGTAACAGATGGACAGAAATAGCCAAGGTGGTTTCGGGAAG AACTGACAATGCTGTGAAAAACCGGTTTTCGACCTTGTGCAAGAAGAGAGCCAAATATGAGGCCTTAGCTAAAGAGAACGCTTCTTCATACATCAATTCAAATGACAAAAGGGTCATAATCCGAAATGGTTTCAATACAGATGGAACAACAGAAACTACAGTACCTTCTAAAAAGATGAG GAGAACCCACATCCCTAATCTCCCCGAAAATTGTAACTCTGGGGACAGACTATTTGAGCAGTGTGGAAAGATGAATCAGCAGCTAAGAGCTCCATTTACTGTGTTGATTCAGAATTTCCACAATGTAGACAACCTGCCAGACCAGCATAATGTCAGTAGCACCAAGGAAGTCCCTGGGAATG CACAAAATAGCAAGTTTCAAGGATCATTTCTCAAGAAGGACGATCCGAAGATAACTGCTCTGATGCAACAAGCAGAGTTGCTCAGCTCATTGGCACTAAAAGTTAACACAGAGAACACAGACCAGAGTCTTGAAAATGCTTGGAAG GTGCTCCAGGATTTCTTGAATCAAAGCAAAGAAAGCGACATCCTCAGTTATGGAATTactgattttgattttcaacTCGAAGATCTTAAATATCTGTTAGAGGACTTAAGGAGTACTAATGAAGGAAGTCGACCATCTTGGCA GCAACCAGATCTATACGATGAGTCCCCAGGACGCTCTGAATACAGTACAGGGTCAACTCTCCTGTCCCAAACAGAATGTTATGTGGAACAAAACGAAGCTGACATAGGTACACTGATTGAGGAGATTCAACCTGGATCACAATCCATTCCTATTGGAGGGGAAAATGATGTTCGTGAATGTGAGAAAGGGATTGTTTCCAGTGGAACCAGAAAGCAAG AGATATTTCCATCTTGTAATGAAGGAACAAAAACTGATGCAGTCATTTCTGTATCGTCAAATACAGAGTTCAGTTCTCCTAATCAAGTTACCCCGTTGTTCAGATCTTTGGCAGCAGGAATTCCCAGCCCAAAATTTTCTGAAAGT GAAAGGAGCTTCTTGCTCAAAACGCTTGGAGTGGAGTCTCCTTCTCCTTACCCAAGCAACAATCCTTCACGACCACCACCCTGCAAACGAGCCCTCCTTCAAAGTCTATAA
- the LOC18789067 gene encoding transcription factor MYB124 isoform X1, whose translation MPQEEPRKKLGNEYSNSKKKERHIVTWSQEEDDILRNQISVHGTDNWAIIASKFKDKTTRQCRRRWYTYLNSDFKKGGWSPEEDMLLCEAQKIFGNRWTEIAKVVSGRTDNAVKNRFSTLCKKRAKYEALAKENASSYINSNDKRVIIRNGFNTDGTTETTVPSKKMRRTHIPNLPENCNSGDRLFEQCGKMNQQLRAPFTVLIQNFHNVDNLPDQHNVSSTKEVPGNAAQNSKFQGSFLKKDDPKITALMQQAELLSSLALKVNTENTDQSLENAWKVLQDFLNQSKESDILSYGITDFDFQLEDLKYLLEDLRSTNEGSRPSWQQPDLYDESPGRSEYSTGSTLLSQTECYVEQNEADIGTLIEEIQPGSQSIPIGGENDVRECEKGIVSSGTRKQEIFPSCNEGTKTDAVISVSSNTEFSSPNQVTPLFRSLAAGIPSPKFSESERSFLLKTLGVESPSPYPSNNPSRPPPCKRALLQSL comes from the exons ATGCCGCAGGAGGAGCCAAGAAAGAAGCTTGGAAATGAATATTCCAATTCCAAGAAGAAGGAGCGCCACATAGTTACCTGGTCTCAAGAG GAGGATGACATTCTGCGCAACCAAATTAGCGTTCATGGAACAGACAA TTGGGCTATCATTGCGTCTAAATTCAAGGATAAAACAACGAGACAGTGCAGGAGACG ATGGTACACATACTTGAATTCTGACTTCAAGAAGGGAGGATGGTCACCAGAGGAAGACATGCTCTTATGCGAG GCTCAAAAGATATTTGGTAACAGATGGACAGAAATAGCCAAGGTGGTTTCGGGAAG AACTGACAATGCTGTGAAAAACCGGTTTTCGACCTTGTGCAAGAAGAGAGCCAAATATGAGGCCTTAGCTAAAGAGAACGCTTCTTCATACATCAATTCAAATGACAAAAGGGTCATAATCCGAAATGGTTTCAATACAGATGGAACAACAGAAACTACAGTACCTTCTAAAAAGATGAG GAGAACCCACATCCCTAATCTCCCCGAAAATTGTAACTCTGGGGACAGACTATTTGAGCAGTGTGGAAAGATGAATCAGCAGCTAAGAGCTCCATTTACTGTGTTGATTCAGAATTTCCACAATGTAGACAACCTGCCAGACCAGCATAATGTCAGTAGCACCAAGGAAGTCCCTGGGAATG CAGCACAAAATAGCAAGTTTCAAGGATCATTTCTCAAGAAGGACGATCCGAAGATAACTGCTCTGATGCAACAAGCAGAGTTGCTCAGCTCATTGGCACTAAAAGTTAACACAGAGAACACAGACCAGAGTCTTGAAAATGCTTGGAAG GTGCTCCAGGATTTCTTGAATCAAAGCAAAGAAAGCGACATCCTCAGTTATGGAATTactgattttgattttcaacTCGAAGATCTTAAATATCTGTTAGAGGACTTAAGGAGTACTAATGAAGGAAGTCGACCATCTTGGCA GCAACCAGATCTATACGATGAGTCCCCAGGACGCTCTGAATACAGTACAGGGTCAACTCTCCTGTCCCAAACAGAATGTTATGTGGAACAAAACGAAGCTGACATAGGTACACTGATTGAGGAGATTCAACCTGGATCACAATCCATTCCTATTGGAGGGGAAAATGATGTTCGTGAATGTGAGAAAGGGATTGTTTCCAGTGGAACCAGAAAGCAAG AGATATTTCCATCTTGTAATGAAGGAACAAAAACTGATGCAGTCATTTCTGTATCGTCAAATACAGAGTTCAGTTCTCCTAATCAAGTTACCCCGTTGTTCAGATCTTTGGCAGCAGGAATTCCCAGCCCAAAATTTTCTGAAAGT GAAAGGAGCTTCTTGCTCAAAACGCTTGGAGTGGAGTCTCCTTCTCCTTACCCAAGCAACAATCCTTCACGACCACCACCCTGCAAACGAGCCCTCCTTCAAAGTCTATAA